The Aurantiacibacter arachoides genome window below encodes:
- a CDS encoding aspartate/glutamate racemase family protein: MRKLGLIGGMSWVSTHRYYERISAIVRRRKGGHASPPMVIESVDFSDCYRLQTAEDWQLATEKVGAAAERLEAAGAGMLVIGANAIHKAFREVSARVNVDFLHIAETVGRKMAADGVQTAALLGTRSVMTESFYRRHLVSHGIDLLPPEMAQVDALEKLIYDDLIAGRNNREAERALKTMLTDLGRDGAQAVVLAAAELEQVVDIDATVVPIYDAMEVHAQAAADWILGDD, encoded by the coding sequence TTGCGCAAACTGGGCCTGATTGGCGGGATGAGCTGGGTCTCGACCCATCGTTATTACGAACGCATCAGCGCCATCGTGCGCCGCCGGAAAGGCGGCCATGCGAGCCCCCCGATGGTTATCGAAAGCGTGGATTTTTCCGACTGCTATCGCCTGCAGACGGCGGAGGACTGGCAACTGGCCACCGAAAAGGTCGGCGCCGCGGCCGAACGCCTGGAAGCTGCCGGGGCCGGGATGCTGGTGATCGGGGCCAACGCCATCCACAAGGCCTTTCGCGAGGTTTCGGCGCGCGTGAACGTGGATTTCCTCCACATCGCCGAAACCGTGGGTCGCAAGATGGCGGCCGATGGCGTGCAGACGGCGGCCCTGCTCGGCACCCGCAGCGTGATGACGGAAAGTTTCTATCGTCGCCATCTGGTCTCGCACGGGATCGACCTGCTTCCGCCGGAAATGGCCCAGGTCGATGCACTGGAGAAGCTGATCTACGACGATCTTATCGCCGGCAGAAACAATCGCGAGGCGGAGCGCGCGCTCAAGACCATGCTCACCGACCTGGGGCGTGACGGCGCGCAGGCCGTGGTGCTGGCGGCAGCGGAACTGGAACAGGTCGTCGATATCGACGCCACCGTCGTGCCGATCTACGATGCCATGGAAGTGCATGCCCAGGCCGCCGCGGACTGGATTTTGGGCGACGACTAG